Below is a window of Candidatus Thermoplasmatota archaeon DNA.
ACGATGCGGGCCTCGATCGGGATCGGCTCGCCCTGCATCTCAGCCTGGTAGGGCATTCGGATCCTCCCGAATTCGGTGTCCTGGCCGTGCCACTCGCGCGAGACCGAGGGGTCCTGGGCGAGGGCGGTCGGGAGGGCGGACGCGAGGACGAGCGCGACGAGAGCGGCCGGGAGCGCGATGCGGGACAGGGGCGCCACCTCCAGGGTGGTGCGCTCCATCCCCGGACTTGGCGGCCCTATCGTTTCTGGTACGTGGCGCGAAGCCGCCGAGGCCGGAGTCCGTACCAGAGGATTGTTGACCCCGTCCGGAAGCGTCGTCCATCCATGGCGGCCGTTTCCGTGGTCCTTGTTCCGCCCTTGACGCGTCGCCGGTTGACGGGCCTCGTCGCCGCCGCGACGCTCGGTCCGGCCAAGGCCGCGGAAGTGCTCGTGGCGGGCCGGGCGCCGCCCGAGGCCGTGGTCGCCCGCGTCGCGGGCGGACTCGGGCCGCGCGCGCTCGCGGAGGCGGCGACCGGCGACGTCGTGGTGACCCTCCCGGGCGACGGCCGCCACGATCCCCGGTTCATTCCCGCGCTCGTGGAAGCCCTTCGCGACGGAGCCGCCGTCGCCGTCGCGTCGCGCTACGTGGCCGACGGACGGGACGACTCGCCGCCCGCGCGTCGGCTCGCCGCGCGCGCGGTGAACGTCGCGGCGACCGCATTCTATCCGCTCGGCGTCGCGGACGCGACGAGCGGGTTCCGGGCCTATTCGCGCGAGGCCCTCGCCTTCCTGCGCGACGCCGGCGAAGGTCCGGCTTCGAACCTGCGGGTGCTCGCGCTCGCAAGACGCCGCCGGCTGCGCGTCGTCGAGGTCCCCGTCGTCGTGCGCAACCCCTCCGCCGACCCGATGGCGCGCGAAACG
It encodes the following:
- a CDS encoding glycosyltransferase, whose amino-acid sequence is MAAVSVVLVPPLTRRRLTGLVAAATLGPAKAAEVLVAGRAPPEAVVARVAGGLGPRALAEAATGDVVVTLPGDGRHDPRFIPALVEALRDGAAVAVASRYVADGRDDSPPARRLAARAVNVAATAFYPLGVADATSGFRAYSREALAFLRDAGEGPASNLRVLALARRRRLRVVEVPVVVRNPSADPMARETRGAVSNA